The following DNA comes from Hypanus sabinus isolate sHypSab1 chromosome 15, sHypSab1.hap1, whole genome shotgun sequence.
TAGCTTATTTACTAATTTCAATATTCATTGATGTAAAAATAACTTTCGGTTATAATTTTCAGGAACGATATATTTCTAAGATATTCATTTTAATCAGATATTTTTAAGAGATTTCATGCCATTCATGTTGCCTATAATGATGTGTTTAACTTAGCAGAAAACTCTAGGACTGAGTTAATTATATTTCACCAGAAAGTTTTAGTTATGAACTTTGACACTTATCTCCTGCTGCAGATTCAAAAGGTAATGCACAAAATCCTATCTAGAAAAAACAAAACCTACATCAGCTAAGGACAAGATAGACGGGTAAGTAGCCTGGTAGGCATAAGAAAGAGTGAGAATTAGGGCTATACCTTAATCAGGTGGAGTAACATGTAAAGGTGGTGAAAAACAACATTTGAGGCCAAGGTTTTCATTGGAAGCCTTGATGGGTTTTAGGATCATCAGCTGCATCAGGTTTTAATGAATGAGCCTAAAGTGGTACTGGAGGTGAAGTTGGGGGAGGAGCAATTAAAGCCTAAGTAGGGACTTAACCTGACACAAGTCTGAGACTTCTGTTGCAAAAGATGGCTGTTCCAAGGATAGCTTATTCTAAGGTTTTATGAAAATGTTTCACCCTATCATATGTATCAGTAGCTCAGAAATTGTGTTACGATGTAAGAAGGACTCATGCCCATTTGAACTTCTGATGAAGTGATGCAATATGTCCTTGAAATAGTCTTTATTGCATATCTGAAAAAATATCAATtctcaggctacgtccacactagaccagataaatccgtaaccgaagctttttctctttgttttgaccctccgtccacactgaaacggcgttttcctcccctgaatgtggagtttttcagaaacgctctccagtgTGAATAAATCTGAAAACGCCTAATATCCGGCATAGTGTGTACGGGGTAACTGGCTATTTTTAAAACCGCTGTCATGATGTGCCACAACAAATGTTGGCGGCAGCGTGGCATTTCATTGTTATCTTGAGGGCAACCTCCAACACTACAACAatatctgacaatagatgtgtaacaacctaatgtaacattgtatggaaatacaagataacagtgatgcagacatgttttatgcttttaacaaggtgctttattaatgtattccttgtgcaaacattcaatagatgcaattgtcacttttgcccagtaactcgTTTTATTGAACGTTAAATACAGCAGAATAATACAGAAAGACAtggcaaaagtaaaggcaaacaaatgaggtaacagcaagtttcacttttgcccagtaacaagccttATTGCATTTAGTTGTAGCTGTCGTCCCTTTCATCAGTGAAGACACTATGGCTGTAGGAAATGTTTCTGGACAAATGTGCACCAAGTCTTCCGTTTCCTCTTCACTTGTTTTCtgtgtgtcctgcgcatgcccagtaggaggagattcgcccaaatatccgtttcaatgtggacagaggtatttttaaaaacgcCTACTGTGGGCACCTGTTGGTTTTTAAGCAAAACCcgagttttcaaaattatccggtctagtgtggacgtagcctcagttTTGCAATACTGAAGAAGTGCTTAGCTTAGCAATGAGTTAAGGTTTATCTATCTAGGAATGTTCAATTAATACATTTCAGTTTCTTCACGCAACAAAACTGAACAATTGTTTTCATTTTACTGGACTAGGAAGAATCTGACTGTGATTGCAGAGCAGGGAATAGTTTGGAGTAAGGGATTGTGGTTCAGTGATTTTTGCTGTTTCATTCTCTCCACCACAGGTGTTCAAGCAAGCCTCACTCCCTGCTGCTGTGCCATCTTCATCTTTAGCACATACTCAATAGCCTGTCCACCTGTTTTAGCTTAGTTGAGTCAAGTGCATTTGCTGCAAGTTCTTTAACCTTCCTCAAAGTAGGCACAAATATGGTTCCCTGTGAGATTTTCATTTTATGGCCGTGAGGTTCCAAAATATTAAAAATAGTCCATGGGAAATTTAGCCAATCATTAAGATTTGGCATGTATATAGTGCTAAGAGACATGTTTTTAGTAAGTTAATTTGTGAAGTTTGTAAAAGCTGGTTTACTGTAAAATTGAAGTAAATTATAGACATAATGGATCTGAACTCTATCAGAATCATAATTGCTGTGACTACAACTTGTTATATGGGCACTTTGTGTTTAAAAATGTACCGTATCTCGTCATTCCTTCAAGCCAATATTCAGTAAAATTCTGCAAAAATTACTTAATATTTGCTCATTTCTTCCAATTTTTTAAAAGTGTTACTCTCTAAATCACATGCCACCAGGTTTGTAGTTTAGTCATCATTTTCAACACACTTTACATCatcattttttgtttattttaagCACACACAAACAAGTGGAAAGCTATTTTTTATTGCATCACACCATCTTCAGTGTGAGAAAGTGCTTTAAATTATTCCTTTAATATATTGATCTTTACCAAGGCATGTCAGATAATTGTTGTTTCTGCATTCATCCTTTCCTGGCCAGGTTACAAACATTTTTCATGTTGCTACATTACTTGGTATATATGTGAATCTTAACATGACTTGCATAGCTAAATCCAGAGAGCTGGCATTATGCTTTTCCTTTTAGAAGGCCCGGCCAATATTTTCCTTTCAATACGTATAGAATTTAATGGCTGACATAACGTGTGTATatatttcattttcatcttctaaAATAGTTCATCAAGCCAATTTATTTAAGGGGCAATTAGTCACAAGCAAAAATTGTTCATCCCTAAAAACAAAGTGAACTTAAAGTGATTGAATCTGAAATGTGTTTGGTCCTTGTCTGCATTTGTCTTTTCAAAACAGGAAAACTAGTCAATGGTCTTTTTTTGTGTGTAGTGGCTGAATTGTGACCATTAGTAAACATTTTCATCTTGTGATCATTTCACAGCTATACCAGGTCACAATCTTACCTGGAATTCATGGATACATTTTGGTTCTGATTATCAGCATGAAAACAAGCTGATTTATTTCAATTTAGTGACACAGTGATGCAGATAGCAGAGCTGCCGCCTCACAACACTACTGACCTGAGCTCAATTCTATGGAGACGAATGGACACTCAGTGTTCCATAGATGTTGACTGACTGGCTAAGTGCCTCCAGCTTTTTATGCATTGCTCCAAATTCCAAAATTTGTTAAATTAtttgtttaatattgacaatattcttgcagaccggcatatggggtggggggggggggggcgggaggttGGTTTGATGGAAATCTTGGGAAAATAAATTTAGATAAATGCAACTCAGTATTTCATGGTTAGCACATACAGTGAAGGCcaaaggacctatttctgtgctgtatgactctagtTTTTGGATCTAATTACAGTACTTGCACATTCTAACCAGTGATAAGCAGAATATGATTAAACTGGCGTTAAGTAGAATCAGACAGATAAATGGTTTTTGTTTTCCACTTGATCAGTATCTATTAAGCCATACAAAAAGGTGTTCTAACTTTTGGAAATGAAACTTAACATCTGTTATATCTTTATTTTTAGGTTAGAAATAAAGCAATTCCACAACTTGCTGAGAAAATTTCTGCTTGATCACAAGGAAGAACGACACAGGGAAAATCTGAGGTGCTTTTTTCTGCAAGTCAAGGTGTAGATCATACACCAGAATAGAACAACAAATCAAGTTTCACAAGAAACAGTCTTTTTATTTTTCCAGTGCAATTAATCTTGGTTATTTTTCAAGGAAAAAATGATGCATGGTATCCTGGGTTTTGAGAAAACAAAATCAATGCAAGATAGTTCTCTTCAACCACCTGCTCGTTCAAGTTCTGTTTCTTCTGACTCCAGTGAAGCTGAAAACTACTTGTATGAAAATCCTGAGGAAATTAAAACTTCCAaagttccacaaagccaatgcaaGAGATGGGTGACAGATAGAAAACAAACACATAAGGAAAGTCATGTTAGATCAAACCTGTGCTCTGTTGATAAACCCTCATTAAGAAAGAATGCAAGTAAAGTCACTGGGTTGAACAAACAACGACATAATAAAAGATGGAAAAAGTCTTCAAAAGTTGGAGGTAGAAAAAATACAGATTTGAACATAGCACCTGAGCCAAAGTTTAAGGATCATGGCCAGGAGTTCAAAGAAGAACCACAGTGGTATACAGAGCCACTGTCAGACAATGTAACCTGTAATAATTTAAGAAGTAAATTAGAAACTGCTTACAAGAGTAGTTCATTTGATGCTGAGCTATTAGAAAAGTTGCCAGCATCCATTCGGGATCTGTGTATTGATGACGGTTGTCCTCAAGATCATCTCTGGACAGGTGCATTTGTTGATGGTCACTTTGTCGATATACCAACTTTACTTGATAAAACAGAGCTCAGTGAGATTTTAGATTGTTCTAAATCAAACTCTGATTCTTTAGTTAATCTTGAAAAGTCAGTGGATCTCTTCTGTGAAGAAGATGCTAATCAATCCGTGGTGGATTCTTGTGGCTTTGATTTCAAACAAGAAAATGAAATCCTTAacattggaaggaaaaatgaagatCAAATGCAGTCTCAAGGGGAACATAATGTAATATTAGATGGATTACCTTTGAATATCTGGGAGGATGGCTCAACAGTGGGTGGACTAGAAAGGAGTTCTCCATTGGCAATATCCAGTACAAACCAGCTTGGTTCTGATCATGTAAAATTGTGGTTATCGTCCACTACCAGTTCATCTTTAATTAATAAGACAGGAATTGAACCATTTTGCAAAGACACTATTCTTTTGTCAGACAAGGACGATGGTTGGCCTGATCGCTCAGATGCCAGTGAAACAGAACCATATTTTTCAGTTATAACAGATCAGAATGATGCTTTATTTTCTTGTGAAAGTAATCAGCGAAGTGAGAATCCTTCATCACTAGAGTCTCAAACTTCAGTGTTAAATGCCACCAAAGATAAGGATTCAATTCAAAAGGAATCTACTTTTTCAAATATATTCAAAGAAGACTGTGGCTCTTGGTCAGTTTTGTGTAAATCTAATAATAAAATGTCCCCTTTCACTTTAAGAAATATTGATTCAGTAACATTTCCCATTGAGTTAAATGTAAACATGACAACTGGCATCCCAACTGCTTGTTCAGAGGATGACCTACTTAGTTTGCTACCTGGCAGTGAGTATCTACAGTTAGATGACAGCTTTTTAATTGAACTTCCAGTCATGACTTCAAAAGAAAAAATGGACGTCACAAAATATAATAATCAAGCAGACAAGATTGAAACAGGAAAGTGGAATCCAATTTTTGGAATTTGTCATGAGAGCCTTTCTGAAAAgaaggacaatttaaatgccagaaTAATTGAAGAGATATGGAAAGCTACACCAGAGGAAGATAAAGCAGCACTTTCCCAAGATGAGATAAATACTGACAAATGCCATATTTGCACCTTAGGAAAAGAGACACCTATGAAACATGTGAATATTACAAAATTTAAATGCCCTCTCCAAACATCAGAAAGTAATTTTTGGGAGGATGAACTAGGAAACACCCAAATTTTGGATTCTACAAAAGTTGACATCACGATGCACTGTTGTGAGTGGAAAACTAGTTCTGATCAAACTGATACTTTAGTTACAGAGAACATTCAACATTTAACGAGTAACACAAAACAAAGTGAATTTTCATCTTCTGAAAATGCCTTTCTGAAACCTACAATAACTCCTAGTACTTTGCAGCCCAGTAGCTTTACTGCAGATTTAAAGTCCGTGATAAATTGTGATTTTCAACAAAATGGTAATGAAGAATCTATAGAACAAAACATAATTAATGACATTTCTATAGTCTTACCTGAAGACCTGTGGGGAAATTTAAATGATTATCTAAATGACTTCACAGAGCCAAGTGAGAATTCCTTCCTCCCCTTTGAGCTCAGTTGTACTGTTCCACAAA
Coding sequences within:
- the LOC132405405 gene encoding uncharacterized protein KIAA0232-like, which encodes MMHGILGFEKTKSMQDSSLQPPARSSSVSSDSSEAENYLYENPEEIKTSKVPQSQCKRWVTDRKQTHKESHVRSNLCSVDKPSLRKNASKVTGLNKQRHNKRWKKSSKVGGRKNTDLNIAPEPKFKDHGQEFKEEPQWYTEPLSDNVTCNNLRSKLETAYKSSSFDAELLEKLPASIRDLCIDDGCPQDHLWTGAFVDGHFVDIPTLLDKTELSEILDCSKSNSDSLVNLEKSVDLFCEEDANQSVVDSCGFDFKQENEILNIGRKNEDQMQSQGEHNVILDGLPLNIWEDGSTVGGLERSSPLAISSTNQLGSDHVKLWLSSTTSSSLINKTGIEPFCKDTILLSDKDDGWPDRSDASETEPYFSVITDQNDALFSCESNQRSENPSSLESQTSVLNATKDKDSIQKESTFSNIFKEDCGSWSVLCKSNNKMSPFTLRNIDSVTFPIELNVNMTTGIPTACSEDDLLSLLPGSEYLQLDDSFLIELPVMTSKEKMDVTKYNNQADKIETGKWNPIFGICHESLSEKKDNLNARIIEEIWKATPEEDKAALSQDEINTDKCHICTLGKETPMKHVNITKFKCPLQTSESNFWEDELGNTQILDSTKVDITMHCCEWKTSSDQTDTLVTENIQHLTSNTKQSEFSSSENAFLKPTITPSTLQPSSFTADLKSVINCDFQQNGNEESIEQNIINDISIVLPEDLWGNLNDYLNDFTEPSENSFLPFELSCTVPQMLSLTSTLEIDNGKMNQQPSTISQVSSDLIIPNSEKLQSPVHQDHISIATQTLYPTSEQLFTKEVVLTRLQDNPVQNSECNVSQHQCGSEVMSHSISVLSKQKSKCSRISKQDMQSHQMECEVKFSKEADEDKSSLIPVDTDGDKLKNFQGRLQERHPEHGDSKMPQQIANLNVCASNSTMKVEDDLQHLENNKDEHEMCQESSFLSSHLEVSSPESEKHKEYLRENCCPLLEDHLSTKNTDCCRNSSITAASIDVESSLHEEHKEMLTRCNETDVNPEDPKTDQKFFRSVKDCKT